In a genomic window of Methanosarcinales archaeon:
- a CDS encoding amino acid permease has translation MSQKIELKRELGLLEATLAGVGVILGAGIYALIGQAAGLAGNSVWISFGLASLIAVFTGLSYAELSSMYPKASAEYEYTNNAFGSKLAFIIGWLIIFSGVVGASAVALGFAGYFNVLFDVPLVYSAVVLILILSFILFHGIKESARVAIIFTLIEAGGLILIFIIGIPFLGHVDYLDMPHGFKGIFEASALIFFAFIGFEGVVRLSEETRNPEKNIPRALILALIISIILYMAVAFSTVSVVGWEKLSQSDAPFATVAFEAMGNNAFILLSVIALFATANTVLLMLLGASRMVYGMADSFSLPNTFAKVHPGRRTPWIAIFTVTILSILFLFTGNIAFLANVTNYTLFLTFIVINAAIIWLRYKEPQLTRPFRIPINIGNLPLLPIIGLVSCLFMLLQMDISILIIGVLLTIVGGVLSLVDISEL, from the coding sequence ATGAGCCAGAAAATAGAATTAAAACGGGAACTTGGGCTGCTTGAAGCAACCCTTGCAGGTGTGGGAGTCATTCTGGGTGCCGGCATCTATGCTCTTATCGGGCAGGCCGCCGGGCTGGCAGGGAATTCGGTCTGGATATCTTTCGGCCTTGCTAGCCTTATCGCGGTCTTTACAGGACTCAGCTATGCAGAACTCTCTTCCATGTATCCGAAAGCGAGTGCAGAGTATGAATATACCAATAATGCTTTTGGCAGCAAATTGGCGTTCATCATAGGCTGGTTGATTATCTTCAGCGGCGTGGTGGGAGCATCTGCTGTTGCCCTGGGATTTGCAGGATATTTCAATGTTCTCTTCGATGTTCCCCTGGTCTATTCGGCCGTGGTACTTATACTCATCCTATCGTTCATCCTTTTTCACGGGATTAAAGAATCTGCCAGGGTCGCCATCATATTCACTCTTATTGAAGCAGGCGGACTGATCTTGATCTTCATTATCGGGATCCCTTTTCTCGGGCATGTGGACTATCTCGATATGCCCCACGGTTTCAAAGGGATCTTTGAAGCATCGGCCCTCATTTTTTTCGCCTTCATAGGATTTGAAGGAGTTGTCAGGCTTTCGGAGGAAACGAGGAATCCTGAAAAAAATATCCCCAGAGCCCTGATACTGGCCCTTATTATCAGTATCATTCTCTACATGGCGGTGGCATTTTCTACAGTAAGCGTGGTGGGATGGGAAAAACTCAGCCAGTCAGATGCTCCTTTTGCAACGGTGGCCTTTGAGGCCATGGGAAATAATGCTTTTATTCTCCTTTCGGTGATAGCTCTCTTTGCCACAGCAAATACGGTCCTCCTTATGCTTCTGGGGGCATCCAGAATGGTATACGGAATGGCTGATTCATTTTCCCTTCCCAATACTTTTGCAAAGGTACATCCTGGAAGAAGGACACCATGGATTGCCATTTTTACTGTCACGATATTATCCATACTTTTTCTTTTTACTGGCAATATTGCATTTTTAGCCAATGTCACCAACTACACCCTGTTCCTGACATTCATTGTAATTAACGCCGCAATCATCTGGTTACGATACAAAGAACCACAATTGACACGGCCGTTCAGGATCCCTATCAATATCGGTAACCTGCCCCTATTACCAATAATCGGTCTGGTGTCCTGTTTGTTTATGCTGCTGCAAATGGATATATCCATACTTATTA